A DNA window from Oscarella lobularis chromosome 8, ooOscLobu1.1, whole genome shotgun sequence contains the following coding sequences:
- the LOC136189791 gene encoding uncharacterized protein produces the protein MANRFDAFRVIQLLHQWGANVDSLSLNGTLPLTRAVTIGNFNATKALLEASANVNACRDDGKTALTAACNALNSVRRSACALMRGRRAGNKFLWNYSEENGILILKLLLAVPCTKVNHLDVIKRTALHYAAESNNIEAVKLLLERDADPTIRSLEGKLPADLTERTDIKNILKIFQRGIHVIAYNDRLLFWKPTKAVVVGFCEKKTVIVGDQGNELVLQGAERANSLRVVIPKNSISSKKSLSLHACLTPSPAVLLTDFSHFQDRQDCRALVNMPQSVERESSAIIEKIMRGEISLLDDISIDKSIDGSKALVASSHPSDNEEKETVISPYITISSSRPTRFEKRAQVQIPHCVESVEENDQTFKICVKSQRLSSDGRLTEWDNLPDEDVECSATNVTIEIDEVLDAVGLVAVAKSTSQKPISEIIRKKVQLRILGSPQLQSSTEVDVICSTNAYNADQFQKVMTDRFGSKSMTNLKEWMTLPGEICCSSTDIDVSMSARGPAWSFSPDKGLVESEILNSSDALHPVQFCLECKGELVKTSCLCHLTYGDRKKDLPFWTPEPMLSPERSENECGTDSSTATESAPAGNTTDRSEAIPTAAASTEEASVIEAHLKTPMSKIKSVVDVAHVVMQVCSDVWKEIGWALDYSTAEVKNFISSENSSNESKLFEVIEGWMNDKGTLATVGKLLDACNKVRRKGKVKAEIESKLSSN, from the exons ATGGCGAACCGCTTTGATGCTTTTCGTGTGATTCAACTCCTGCATCAGTGGGGAGCCAACGTTGATTCGCTTTCTCTGAACGGGACTTTACCTCTAACGCGTGCAGTGACTATCGGCAACTTCAACGCAACTAAAGCACTTTTAGAGGCGTCTGCAAATGTAAACGCATGCCGTGACGATGGAAAAACAGCTTTAACTGCTGCATGTAATGCTCTTAATTCTGTGCGTCGTTCTGCGTGTGCATTAATGAGAGGCAGAAGAGCTGGAAACAAATTTTTGTGGAATTATTCAGAGGAAAATGGCATTCTAATTTTAAAACTACTTCTCGCTGTTCCTTGCACCAAAGTTAACCACTTAGACGTCATCAAGAGGACAGCTCTTCACTATGCAGCTGAAAGCAACAACATTGAAGCTGTAAAACTACTTCTAGAGCGAGATGCCGATCCAACAATACGTAGCCTGGAAGGAAAACTTCCAGCCGATTTAACTGAAAGAACAGACATCAAAAATATATTGAAAATTTTCCAAC GTGGTATCCACGTGATAGCATACAATGACAGACTACTATTTTGGAAACCTACGAAGGCAGTAGTAGTTGGATTctgcgaaaagaaaacggtaaTAGTTGGCGATCAAGGAAACGAATTAGTTTTGCAAGGAGCAGAACGCGCTAATAGTCTGAGAGTTGTGATCCCCAAAAATTCAATCTCAAGCAAAAAGAGCCTTAGTTTACATGCCTGTTTGACCCCAAGTCCTGCCGTCCTTCTGACAGACTTTAGTCATTTTCAAGACAGGCAGGATTGCCGCGCCTTGGTGAACATGCCTCAAAGCGTAGAAAGAGAATCATCTGCCATAATTGAGAAAATTATGAGGGGAGAGATCTCTTTGCTGGATGATATTTCAATTGATAAGTCAATTGATGGGTCTAAGGCTTTAGTGGCATCGTCTCATCCTTCtgacaatgaagaaaaagaaaccgtgATCAGTCCGTACATTACAATTAGCAGCAGTCGTCCAACTCGATTTGAAAAGCGCGCTCAGGTGCAAATCCCTCACTGTGTTGAGTCAGTAGAAGAAAATGACCAAACGTTTAAAATCTGTGTGAAGTCTCAACGTTTATCCAGCGATGGACGGCTTACAGAGTGGGACAATCTACCTGATGAAGATGTTGAATGCAGTGCTACCAACGTGACCATCGAAATAGACGAAGTTCTTGATGCAGTTGGACTAGTTGCAGTAGCAAAATCAACGTCTCAAAAACCTATAAGCGAAATAATTCGTAAGAAAGTGCAGTTGCGAATATTGGGAAGTCCTCAACTACAATCAAGCACGGAAGTAGACGTGATCTGCTCCACAAATGCTTATAATGCAGATCAATTTCAGAAAGTAATGACGGATCGATTTGGCTCCAAGTCTATGACCAATTTGAAGGAATGGATGACGCTTCCAGGAGAAATCTGCTGCTCGTCTACCGATATAGACGTATCTATGTCTGCTAGAGGGCCAGCGTGGTCATTTTCACCTGACAAAGGTCTCGTTGAAAGTGAAATCTTAAATTCATCAGACGCTCTTCATCCTGTTCAGTTCTGTTTGGAATGCAAGGGAGAATTAGTAAAGACATCTTGCCTGTGCCACCTGACTTACGGCGATCGCAAGAAAGACTTACCGTTCTGGACACCAGAACCAATGCTCTCGCCAGAACGTTCCGAAAATGAGTGCGGCACCGACTCTTCTACAGCAACAGAATCAGCACCCGCTGGCAACACTACAG ACAGATCAGAGGCCATTCCTACTGCAGCTGCCTCTACCGAAGAAGCGTCAG TCATTGAGGCCCACCTCAAAACGCCAATGTCGAAGATAAAATCTGTCGTTGATGTGGCGCACGTGGTGATGCAGGTCTGCAGTGACGTTTGGAAAGAGATTGGCTGGGCTCTAGACTATTCCACGGCGGAAGTAAAAAACTTCATTTCGTCTGAGAACTCTTCAAACGAGTCAAAGCTCTTTGAAGTGATTGAAGGGTGGATGAACGACAAAGGTACGCTTGCTACCGTCGGAAAACTGCTAGATGCGTGCAACAAAGTCAGAAGGAAAGGAAAGGTGAAAGCAGAAATTGAGTCGAAGCTGTCCAGCAACTAA
- the LOC136189788 gene encoding uncharacterized protein → MEAVQRSWKTVCLDDVSESDVVLAVDTSGSMYPYLPFVKREIVKWLRQQEVLQPTRKFNLVYYSALAEKWQAQSLSPSSRNVADAEAWLSRLHCSTTSNVIDALTVAFSDPFTDAVCLLTDGSVDNPVAHVLEHVARISRARPVHVILFQHETTSGLSPFRCRTGLAERLVLRTGGRLQLAHVPRTAATEHVRVDTYVKSAEQRAQEEQARRRGHAPQLDTTKPPAVPKTAWELIQGMHVVARRDRDGVYYSGRINDQLDSATVTVKFNHSFHGNFDSIQATPICDVISLVDSYRKNFGLGDSVLAQYGEKEAYYPGTVTEETYQKMTDTPPVKCFTVTLYDGTKVHRVNKDRAIRITADKSGMIVKELKTKEKILLGTTSTDSLLEEKLLERDLGKKEDKGGVLVKTESKGSVRTESSSYTASLTSSESTDSEASIENDSRPTPGTVLSLGLSFSEGYKAGFADGLSKRETQVRRSGVQFTSPKPANPAHARVVSRVSEARSQNLDIDAVVRSRRHRCHDFPATMSRSFTHSPSERTADRVMTHQRSHTADPAGEREERVIDYKRLKRREWLDKQREANREIQAKQDAIINHKRSVRSAQLERDANRSSSSPKANENRVLFLTTERLKREAERGLREREELARASTQDQRMRTSKRGATDWQLSLERDARQKEQLRQDAFRSREVHRQGIKTDRWEAEKRLQEKRVKELRDRQKARDASAVKEENKTLTRMELEQYADSHKRSTFRNQFIP, encoded by the exons ATGGAAGCGGTACAGCGCTCGTGGAAGACCGTGTGCCTCGACGACGTGTCGGAGTcggacgtcgttctcgctgTCGATACATCCGGCTCCATGTATCCATATCTGCCGTTCGTAAAACGCGAAATCGTCAAGTGGTTGCGACAGCAAGAAGTCCTCCAACCGACGCGCAAATTCAACCTTGTTTACTACTCGGCGCTAGCGGAAAAATGGCAAGCGCAAtcgctttcgccgtcgtcacgcAACGTAGCCGACGCCGAAGCCTGGCTTAGCCGCCTGCACTGCAGCACGACCAGCAACGTCATTGACGCGTTAACAGTCGCATTCTCCGACCCGTTTACAGACGCCGTTTGTCTCCTTACCGACGGCAGCGTCGACAATCCGGTCGCGCACGTGCTCGAGCACGTGGCGCGCATTTCCCGAGCGCGTCCCGTGCACGTGATTCTGTTTCAGCACGAGACGACGTCCGGTTTATCGCCGTTTCGCTGCCGCACGGGTCTCGCCGAGAGACTCGTTCTGCGCACGGGCGGACGCCTACAGCTCGCGCACGTGCCGCGCACCGCTGCAACTGAACACGTACGCGTTGATACGTACGTGAAGAGCGCCGAGCAGCGGGCTCAAGAAGAGCAAGCGCGTCGCCGCGGCCACGCACCTCAGCTTGATACTACTAAACCGCCCGCTGTTCCTAAGACAGCGTGGGAATTGATACAGGGTATGCACGTTGTCGCTCGACGAGATCGCGACGGTGTTTACTACTCCGGGAGAATTAATGATCAA CTCGATTCGGCTACTGTGACTGTCAAATTTAATCACAGTTTTCACGGGAATTTTGACTCAATTCAGGCCACGCCAATTTGTGACGTTATATCACTCGTTGACTCTTACAGGAAAAATTTTGGACTAGGTGACTCCGTTCTCGCCCAATACGGCGAAAAGGAGGCTTATTATCCCGGCACCGTGACCGAAGAGACGTATCAGAAAATGACTGATACTCCACCCGTCAAATGTTTTACCGTAACGCTGTACGACGGCACGAAAGTGCACAGGGTAAACAAAGATCGAGCCATACGAATTACCGCCGATAAATCAGGAATGATTGTTAAAGAATTGaaaacaaaagagaagatttTACTAGGTACGACTTCCACGGACAGTCTCTTAGAGGAAAAACTGTTAGAACGCGATTTGGGCAAAAAGGAAGACAAAGGGGGCGTCCTCGTTAAAACGGAAAGTAAAGGAAGCGTTAGAACGGAGTCAAGTTCTTATACGGCGAGTCTGACCTCAAGTGAAAGTACAGATAGCGAAGCTAGCATTGAAAACGACTCTAGACCGACTCCCGGTACGGTTCTAAGTCTCGGTCTTTCGTTCTCTGAGGGATATAAGGCGGGCTTTGCGGACGGACTTTCCAAACGAGAGACGCAAGTCCGTCGAAGTGGCGTACAGTTCACGAGCCCCAAACCGGCTAATCCGGCACACGCTCGCGTTGTTTCTCGAGTCAGCGAGGCACGCAGTCAAAATCTAGACATCGATGCCGTCGTTCGGTCTCGACGGCATCGATGCCACGATTTTCCTGCGACCATGTCGAGAAGTTTTACGCATTCGCCATCGGAGCGAACCGCTGATCGCGTGATGACGCATCAGCGGTCGCACACTGCCGATCCGGCTGGCGAAAGGGAGGAGCGCGTGATTGACTACAAGAGGTTGAAGCGTAGGGAGTGGTTGGATAAACAGCGCGAGGCGAATCGGGAGATACAGGCGAAACAAGATGCCATTATCAATCATAAAAG GAGTGTTAGAAGCGCGCAGTTAGAAAGAGATGCGAATCGCTCTAGTTCTAGCCCAAAAGCGAATGAGAACCGCGTTCTCTTTTTGACTACTGAGCGACTGAAGCGGGAAGCGGAAAGAGGGTTGAGGGAAAGGGAGGAACTCGCTAGAGCTTCGACACAGGACCAAAGGATGAGAACTAGTAAAAGGGGCGCGACAGATTGGCAGCTATCTCTTGAAAGAGATGCCAGACAAAAGGAGCAACTCAGACAG GACGCATTTAGAAGCAGGGAAGTACATAGGCAGGGTATTAAAACGGACAGATGGGAAGCAGAAAAGCGACTTCAGGAGAAACGCGTAAAGGAATTGAGGGATCGGCAAAAGGCTCGAGATGCGAGCGCGGTCAAAGAGGAAAATAAAACGTTGACCCGAATGGAATTAGAACAGTATGCCGATTCGCACAAGCGCTCAACGTTTAGGAACCAATTTATACCTTAG
- the LOC136190057 gene encoding probable alpha-galactosidase, with protein sequence MASASSAALKRFIPITIFVLLFVNATALDNGLALTPAMGFSTWYSLHHHLLTPSYEWEKGYVLSDDVLDVARWMKDNGYLALGYKYINFADCVVVNRTSEGRLVLDPQAFPNGENTVLNVSKTLHAMGFKFGWGLKRPGSEGHEKIDAETYAAWGVDYLKDDSCYASHLDAVDQYAAMRDALNATKRSVYFNLCWPAGETVAKVGKTLGNEWRVAIDDGGGWIPIMKNVEVGSTFYPLRPHYPMFV encoded by the exons ATGGCTTCAGCATCGAGTGCCGCGCTCAAACGATTTATACCAATAACGATTTTTGTCCTTCTATTCGTCAATGCAACGGCACTCGATAACGGTCTCGCCTTGACGCCGGCAATGGGTTTCAGCACCTGGTACTCGCTGCACCATCACCTTCTAACGCCTAGCTACGAATGGGAAAAGGGTTACGTACttagcgacgacgttttggACGTCGCCCGGTGGATGAAAGATAACGGCTATCTAGCCCTTGGCTACAAATACATCAACTTCGCCGACTGTGTCGTCGTTAATCGAACGTCCGAAGGACGACTCGTCCTCGATCCCCAAGCCTTTCCGAACGGCGAAAACACAGTTCTTAACGTGAGCAAAACGCTGCACGCGATGGGATTCAAATTCGGTTG GGGACTCAAGCGACCGGGAAGCGAGGGGCACGAGAAGATCGACGCGGAGACGTACGCCGCCTGGGGCGTCGACTATCTCAAAGACGATTCGTGCTACGCGAGCCATTTGGATGCCGTGGACCAATACGCGGCGATGCGCGACGCGCTCaacgcaacgaaacgatcgGTTTATTTTAATCTGTGCTGGCCGGCGGGCGAGACCGTCGCCAAAGTGGGTAAAACGCTTGGGAATGAGTGGAGGGTAGCAATTGACGACGGCGGGGGCTGGATACCGATTATGAAAAACGTGGAAGTAGGTTCGACGTTTTACCCACTTCGTCCCCACTATCCCATGTTTGTTTGA
- the LOC136190720 gene encoding probable alpha-galactosidase: MTFELNAASRRQATLKRTLTIVILATLVVKTTTLDNGLALTPAMGFNSWYALHNHLTSPGYEWEEGYVLSDDVLDIARWMKQNGYLSLGYEYISFDDCIVVNRTSDGTLVPDPKAFPHGVSTVLNVSHSLHAMGFKFGWYTDRGDHTCAPQGDNRRPGSAGHEKQDAETYAAWGVDYLKEDNCFGDRQKFYEEYAMMRDGLNATKRPIYFNLCWGMDNMTAKAKVGKMYGNEWRISTDDGGGWGPIMQNVEVDSELYMDSGPGGWNDPGLLLAGLPAKTSSVRGRNYSSVTTKLTDAQGRTQFNLWSILAAKLLISADPRTFSAYTNETYTNPEVIAVDQDPLGKQGKRFTPAGNSTNPGEVWGRQLHDGWALLFFNNNGEKAVDIECSSACWAQTGIDPNQKVNVRDLWKHQDLGTANGSYTVSNVERDASVMLKLTKG; the protein is encoded by the exons ATGACGTTCGAACTAAACGCCGCCTCGCGTCGCCAGGCAACGCTCAAGCGAACACTAACGATCGTCATTCTCGCCActctcgtcgtcaaaacgacgacgctcgacaACGGGCTCGCCTTGACGCCGGCAATGGGTTTCAACTCCTGGTACGCGCTGCACAATCATTTGACGTCGCCCGGCTACGAATGGGAGGAGGGCTACGTGCTCAGCGACGACGTACTCGATATCGCTCGGTGGATGAAACAAAACGGCTACCTGTCGCTCGGCTACGAATACATCAGTTTTGACGACTGCATCGTCGTGAATCGCACGTCCGACGGCACTCTCGTTCCCGATCCGAAAGCGTTTCCGCACGGAGTGAGTACGGTTCTCAACGTGAGTCACTCGTTGCACGCGATGGGGTTCAAGTTCGGGTGGTATACGGATCGGGGAGATCATACGTGCGCGCCCCAGGGAGACAATAGGCGACCGGGAAGCGCGGGGCACGAGAAGCAAGACGCGGAGACGTATGCCGCCTGGGGCGTCGACTATCTCAAGGAGGATAACTGCTTTGGGGATCGTCAGAAATTCTACGAAGAGTACGCGATGATGCGGGACGGGCTCAACGCAACAAAACGACCTATCTATTTCAATTTGTGCTGGGGTATGGACAATATGACGGCAAAAGCAAAAGTGGGTAAAATGTACGGAAATGAGTGGAGAATATCCACTGATGATGGCGGTGGTTGGGGGCCAATTATGCAAAACGTGGAA GTGGACAGTGAGCTATACATGGATTCGGGTCCTGGTGGGTGGAACGATCCCGGCTTATTGCTAGCAGGGCTGCCTGCTAAAACTTCGTCAGTGCGTGGTCGCAACTATTCTTCGGTTACTACAAAGCTGACTGACGCGCAGGGTCGAACACAGTTTAATTTGTGGTCTATTCTCGCTGCAAAGCTGCTCATATCGGCCGACCCTCGAACGTTTTCCGCCTACACTAATGAAACTTATACAAATCCGGAAGTAATTGCTGTGGATCAAGATCCACTGGGAAAacaaggcaaaag GTTTACTCCAGCTGGTAATTCCACTAATCCGGGAGAAGTTTGGGGCCGTCAACTTCACGACGGCTGGGCACTGTTGTTCTTCAATAACAACGGCGAGAAAGCAGTTGATATTGAATGCAGCAGCGCATGCTGGGCCCAAACCGGTATCGATCCAAACCAAAAGGTCAACGTACGTGATTTGTGGAAGCATCAAGACTTGGGCACCGCGAACGGAAGCTACACCGTATCCAACGTTGAACGGGACGCTTCAGTCATGCTCAAGTTGACTAAGGGATAG
- the LOC136190723 gene encoding A-kinase-interacting protein 1-like, protein MEYQKFLVNDWRSCTLCRSGRQSVETLVRANERRIEYPSPKETFNPVDDPVIPTTIDEAFDSVMQFLSMTTRQCRRYYSSHKPADPDSTDAAFCRRYFQPEYTSLPKRNPLQRAEDVRVQMTPGTYSVTAGRWGEQKSTTHVVHLEKGQSVQLTFTDYSK, encoded by the exons ATGGAGTATCAAAAATTCCTG GTGAACGACTGGAGATCGTGTACGCTCTGCAGATCGGGTCGTCAAAGCGTCGAAACGCTTGTTCGAGCTAACGAGAGACGAATAGAGTATCCCAGCCCGAAAGAAACCTTCAATCCAGTCGAT gaCCCGGTCATTCCTACGACGATCGATGAAGCGTTTGACAGTGTCATGCAATTTCTCTCCATGACCACGAGACAATGCCGA CGATACTATTCGAGTCACAAACCCGCTGATCCAGACAGCACAGATGCGGCTTTTTGCAGACGATATTTTCAGCCGGAATACACCTCCCTTCCAAAACGAAATCCG CTTCAACGAGCTGAAGACGTGCGCGTTCAAATGACGCCTGGCACCTATTCAGTGACAGCCGGCCGATGGGGCGAgcagaaatcgacgacacaCGTCGTACACTTGGAAAAGGGCCAAAGCGTGCAGCTGACATTTACAGACTATAGCAAGTGA
- the LOC136190721 gene encoding probable alpha-galactosidase — MSKPIAFSSQLATFKRPSSAILTILALIVVKTTTALDNGVALTPAMGFNTWYALHHHLTSPGYEWEKGYVLSEDVLEIARWMKQNGYQALGYEYINFDDCIVVNRTSDGTLVPDPQAFPHGVVNVSDTLHAMGYKFGWYTDRGEYTCSCWEGGLKRPGSVGHEKQDAATYAAWGVDYLKEDNCFAGSQDAVKAFATMRDALNATKRPIYFNICWITGATVAKVGKTLGNQWRMSIDDGGGWVPIMKDVNVDSELYMYSGPGGWNDPGLLIAGLSTTSTSGTNRHPKYRPFTTELTDVQGRTQFNLWSMLAAKLLISADPRTFSAYTNETYTNPEVIAVDQDSLGKQGKRFTPAGNSTNPGEVWGRQLHDGWALLFFNNNGTKAVDIECSSACWAQTGIDPSQKVNARDLWKHQDVGTTNGSHTVPNVEPDASVMLKLTHT; from the exons ATGTCAAAACCAATTGCCTTTTCGAGTCAACTTGCTACGTTCAAGCGACCTAGCTCGGCGATATTAACAATTCTCGCCcttatcgtcgtcaaaacgacgacagcacTCGATAACGGCGTCGCTTTGACGCCGGCGATGGGGTTCAACACTTGGTACGCGCTACACCATCACCTGACGTCGCCCGGCTACGAATGGGAAAAGGGCTACGTGCTCAGCGAAGACGTGCTCGAGATCGCTCGGTGGATGAAACAAAACGGCTACCAAGCGCTAGGCTACGAATACATCAACTTCGACGACTGCATCGTGGTGAATCGTACGTCCGACGGAACCCTAGTGCCCGATCCGCAGGCGTTTCCGCACGGCGTTGTCAACGTTAGCGACACGCTGCACGCGATGGGGTACAAGTTCGGCTGGTATACGGATCGGGGCGAGTATACGTGTTCGTGCTGGGAAGGAGGGCTCAAGCGACCGGGAAGTGTAGGGCACGAGAAGCAGGACGCGGCGACGTATGCCGCCTGGGGAGTCGACTATCTCAAGGAGGATAATTGCTTCGCCGGAAGCCAGGATGCCGTCAAAGCGTTTGCGACGATGCGCGACGCGCTCaacgcaacgaaacgacCGATTTACTTTAATATATGCTGGATAACGGGCGCCACAGTGGCAAAAGTGGGGAAAACGCTTGGAAATCAGTGGAGAATGTctatcgacgacggcggtggTTGGGTACCAATTATGAAAGACGTTAAT GTCGACAGTGAATTGTACATGTATTCCGGCCCCGGCGGATGGAACGATCCAGGTTTATTGATCGCCGGACTGTCCACTACGTCAACGAGCGGTACCAATCGTCACCCAAAATATAGACCCTTTACTACGGAATTGACCGACGTGCAGGGTCGCACCCAGTTTAACTTGTGGTCTATGCTTGCCGCAAAATTACTTATATCGGCCGATCCACGAACGTTTTCTGCCTATACTAACGAAACGTATACTAATCCGGAAGTAATTGCCGTGGATCAAGATTCACTGGGAAAAcaaggaaaaag GTTCACTCCCGCTGGTAATTCTACTAACCCGGGAGAAGTTTGGGGCCGCCAACTTCACGACGGCTGGGCTCTGTTGTTCTTCAATAACAACGGCACAAAAGCAGTTGATATTGAGTGCAGCAGCGCATGCTGGGCTCAAACCGGTATCGACCCGAGCCAAAAGGTCAACGCTCGCGATTTGTGGAAGCACCAAGACGTCGGTACAACAAATGGAAGCCACACCGTACCAAATGTTGAACCAGACGCTTCTGTCATGCTCAAGTTGACGCACACgtag
- the LOC136190719 gene encoding uncharacterized protein, which produces MAVIKQIPFNHASTIALHPPKRAANPFAFAMTSKPNGLTSRHATTTQFLSILALLVVKTTALDNGLALTPAMGFNAWYALHHHLTSPGYEWEKGYVLSEDVLQVAQWMKQNGYLSLGYKYMNFDDCIVVNRTSDGTLVPDPQAFPHGVLNVSDTLHAMGFKLGWYTDRGEYTCSCWEGGLKRPGSEGHEKQDAATYAAWGIDYLKEDSCNAGGQNAVDAFATMRDALNVTKRPIYFNLCWGAGETVAKVGKTLGNAWRISVDDGGGWAPVMKNVEVDNGLYMYSGPGGWNDPGLLVAGLSLSTKSTGASNRSHPKYRPAAAAAAMTDVQGRTQFNLWSILAAKLLISADPRTFSAYTNETYTNAEVIAVDQDPMGKQGKRFTPAGNSTNPGEVWGRQIHDGWALLFFNNNGTKAIDIECNSACWAQTGINPNQKVNVRDLWKHQDLGSINGSYTVHSIEPDASVMLKLTQG; this is translated from the exons ATGGCTGTGATCAAACAAATTCCGTTTAATCACGCGAGTACTATCGCGCTCCACCCCCCAAAACGAGCAGCAAATCCGTTCGCTtttgcaatgacgtcaaaaccaAACGGCCTGACAAGTCGCCACGCTACCACAACGCAATTCCTATCGATATTAgcccttctcgtcgtcaaaacgacggcaCTCGATAACGGCCTCGCCTTAACGCCAGCTATGGGATTCAACGCCTGGTACGCGCTTCACCATCATTTAACGTCGCCCGGGTACGAATGGGAAAAGGGCTACGTACTCAGCGAAGACGTCCTACAGGTCGCCCAATGGATGAAACAAAACGGTTACCTGTCGCTCGGTTACAAATACATGAATTTCGACGACTGCATCGTGGTGAATCGTACGTCCGATGGGACCCTGGTGCCCGACCCGCAAGCGTTTCCGCACGGAGTTCTCAACGTGAGCGACACGCTGCACGCGATGGGGTTCAAGCTCGGTTGGTACACGGATCGCGGCGAGTATACGTGTTCGTGTTGGGAAGGAGGGCTCAAGCGGCCGGGAAGTGAAGGGCACGAGAAGCAGGACGCGGCAACGTACGCTGCCTGGGGCATCGACTATCTCAAGGAGGATTCGTGCAACGCGGGAGGTCAGAATGCGGTTGACGCGTTTGCGACGATGCGCGACGCGCTAAACGTAACAAAACGACCGATCTATTTTAATCTGTGCTGGGGAGCGGGCGAAACCGTAGCAAAAGTAGGCAAAACGCTTGGGAACGCGTGGAGGATATCGGTCGACGACGGTGGTGGTTGGGCACCCGTCATGAAAAACGTAGAA GTAGATAACGGATTGTACATGTATTCCGGCCCTGGTGGGTGGAATGACCCCGGTTTACTGGTTGCCGGACTGTCTCTGTCTACCAAGTCGACGGGCGCTAGTAACCGTTCCCACCCAAAATATCgacctgctgctgctgctgctgcaatGACTGACGTGCAGGGTCGCACCCAGTTTAATTTGTGGTCTATTCTTGCCGCAAAGCTGCTCATATCAGCCGATCCCCGAACATTTTCCGCTTACACTAACGAAACGTATACCAATGCGGAAGTAATCGCCGTAGATCAAGACCCCATGGGAAAGcaaggcaaaag ATTTACTCCGGCTGGTAACTCCACTAACCCGGGAGAGGTCTGGGGTCGTCAAATTCACGATGGCTGGGCTCTGCTATTTTTCAATAACAACGGCACAAAGGCAATTGATATCGAATGCAATAGCGCATGCTGGGCTCAAACCGGTATCAACCCAAATCAGAAGGTCAACGTGAGGGATTTGTGGAAGCATCAGGACCTGGGCTCAATAAACGGTAGCTATACCGTACACAGTATTGAACCGGACGCCTCAGTCATGCTCAAGTTGACCCAGGGATAG
- the LOC136190722 gene encoding uncharacterized protein has product MYSGPGGWNDPGLMIAGLLSLSDKDQPATTELTDAQGRTQFNMWSMLAAKLIISADPRTFSAYTNETYTNPEVIAVDQDPLGKQGRRFTAAGNSTSPGEVWGRQLHNGWALLFFNNNGTKAIDIECNSACWAQTGINPNQKVNVRDLWKHQDMGSTNGSYTVRSVEPDASVMLKLTAA; this is encoded by the exons ATGTATTCTGGACCGGGCGGGTGGAACGATCCGGGTTTAATGATTGCCGGGCTGCTGTCCCTGTCCGACAAGGATCAGCCTGCTACTACTGAACTGACCGATGCGCAGGGTCGAACTCAGTTTAATATGTGGTCTATGCTCGCCGCAAAACTAATCATATCCGCCGATCCCCGAACGTTTTCCGCCTACACTAATGAAACGTATacaaacccggaagtaatAGCCGTGGATCAAGATCCACTGGGAAAACAAGGGAGAAG GTTTACTGCAGCCGGTAATTCTACTAGCCCAGGAGAAGTGTGGGGCCGACAGCTGCACAACGGCTGGGCTCTGCTATTTTTCAACAACAACGGCACAAAGGCAATTGATATTGAATGCAATAGCGCATGCTGGGCTCAAACCGGTATCAACCCAAATCAGAAGGTCAACGTGAGGGATTTGTGGAAGCATCAGGATATGGGCTCAACAAACGGTAGCTATACTGTACGCAGTGTTGAACCTGACGCCTCAGTCATGCTCAAGCTAACCGCTGCGTAG